Proteins from one Flammeovirgaceae bacterium genomic window:
- a CDS encoding ABC transporter ATP-binding protein, translating into MDSTPLYMKNARIGYPGGHVLFDNLNLSLNRGQLVCFMGPNGIGKSTLIRTLAGTQQPLSGKIEGLGNKNVAVVLTERVNAGMMTARELVGFGRYPYLGWSVRMTETDLHKISQAVHQVRVNDLLDKPIHELSDGQMQMVMIARALAQDTPVLLLDEPTAHLDLNNRVEVMNLLRKLAKENNKAILVSTHELDLALQTADLVWLATPQKSIRMGIPEDLVLDGTFDEVFRFKGFDLKTGKVKQEPYRHTGVQLIGTGHAYLWTKNALERNGYHIDQNSGIVIEVRATTGALAFMLQHNNSREKKPLQSIGQLLGALAQA; encoded by the coding sequence ATGGACAGTACGCCCCTTTATATGAAAAACGCCCGCATTGGGTATCCTGGCGGCCACGTCTTGTTTGACAACCTCAACCTCAGCCTGAACAGAGGGCAGTTGGTTTGCTTTATGGGGCCGAATGGAATAGGGAAAAGCACCCTGATCAGAACGTTGGCGGGAACACAACAGCCATTGTCCGGGAAAATTGAGGGGTTGGGGAACAAAAACGTGGCCGTGGTGCTTACCGAGAGGGTCAATGCAGGCATGATGACGGCCAGGGAACTGGTGGGTTTTGGCCGGTACCCCTACCTGGGGTGGTCGGTGCGCATGACCGAAACGGACCTGCACAAAATCAGCCAGGCCGTGCACCAGGTGCGGGTCAACGACCTACTGGACAAGCCCATTCACGAGCTAAGCGATGGGCAAATGCAGATGGTGATGATCGCCCGGGCCCTCGCCCAGGACACACCGGTGCTGCTCCTGGATGAACCTACCGCCCACCTTGACCTCAACAACAGGGTGGAGGTCATGAACCTGCTGAGGAAGTTGGCCAAGGAAAACAACAAAGCCATCCTGGTTTCCACCCACGAATTGGACCTGGCGCTACAAACAGCCGACCTGGTATGGCTTGCCACCCCACAAAAATCCATTCGTATGGGCATACCCGAAGACCTTGTGCTGGACGGCACATTCGATGAGGTGTTCCGGTTCAAAGGTTTTGACCTAAAAACCGGAAAGGTAAAACAGGAACCTTACCGGCATACGGGCGTCCAACTCATTGGCACGGGCCATGCTTACCTGTGGACAAAAAATGCCCTCGAACGGAACGGCTACCATATAGACCAAAATTCAGGAATCGTTATTGAAGTTAGGGCCACCACGGGGGCGCTGGCTTTCATGCTCCAGCACAACAATAGCAGGGAAAAGAAGCCTTTGCAATCCATTGGCCAATTGCTGGGGGCCTTGGCCCAGGCCTGA
- a CDS encoding dipeptide epimerase, whose protein sequence is MTRIKDIKVWRENLENTKPYTIAYKTTDQVESGFVEITLEDGTTGIGAGNPSHYVTGETLDACMAALEEKNIQFLIGRDIRGINQLTYEVLGKMPKNPAARAALDIAIYDAFTKHLGVPLVKFLGQKIKSLPTSNTIGIMNVEETLKEAEDYGKRGFSVLKVKLGINLEEDIERMVKLREKFGNKFTIRIDANQGYTTEKTIEFYNKTKHLNIELIEQPLKASAIDEMKKLPEEIRQVIAADESLISPKDAIELVKPPRASGIFNIKLMKCGGVSQALKIADIAALEGVDLFWGCNEESIVSITAALHAAFACASTRYIDLDGSLDLGKDVVKGGFVLKDGVMYCNDKPGLGVERI, encoded by the coding sequence ATGACCCGGATCAAAGACATCAAAGTATGGAGGGAGAACCTGGAGAACACCAAGCCCTACACCATTGCCTACAAAACCACCGATCAGGTGGAAAGCGGTTTTGTGGAGATCACCCTGGAAGATGGGACCACGGGCATAGGGGCCGGAAACCCCAGCCACTACGTAACGGGCGAAACACTGGATGCCTGCATGGCGGCACTGGAAGAAAAAAACATCCAGTTTTTGATAGGGAGGGACATTCGCGGGATCAACCAATTGACCTATGAGGTTTTGGGGAAAATGCCCAAAAACCCAGCGGCACGGGCCGCCCTGGATATTGCCATTTATGATGCTTTCACCAAACACCTGGGGGTGCCACTGGTAAAATTTTTGGGGCAAAAAATAAAATCGCTGCCTACCAGCAATACCATTGGCATTATGAACGTGGAGGAAACACTGAAGGAGGCAGAAGACTATGGCAAGCGCGGCTTTAGTGTGCTTAAGGTGAAGCTGGGCATAAACCTGGAGGAAGACATTGAGCGCATGGTGAAGTTAAGGGAGAAATTTGGCAATAAGTTCACCATTCGCATTGATGCCAACCAAGGGTACACCACGGAAAAAACAATCGAGTTTTACAACAAGACCAAACACCTCAATATAGAACTGATCGAGCAGCCACTGAAGGCCAGCGCTATCGATGAGATGAAAAAATTGCCGGAAGAAATACGCCAGGTAATCGCTGCGGACGAGTCCCTCATCTCGCCCAAGGATGCCATTGAATTGGTAAAGCCCCCACGGGCATCTGGTATTTTCAATATCAAGCTGATGAAATGCGGGGGGGTGAGCCAGGCCCTCAAGATTGCCGACATTGCCGCATTGGAAGGTGTGGATTTATTCTGGGGCTGCAATGAGGAGAGCATCGTAAGCATTACGGCCGCCCTGCATGCCGCCTTCGCCTGTGCCAGCACCAGGTACATTGACCTTGACGGTAGCCTTGACCTGGGCAAAGATGTGGTGAAAGGAGGCTTTGTGCTCAAGGACGGGGTGATGTACTGCAATGACAAACCCGGCCTGGGCGTGGAGAGGATTTAG
- a CDS encoding DUF1611 domain-containing protein has translation MEKKNAIIITAGYLDTNSGKTAHGLIRGTERFSIVGVIDSKSAGKDAGEVLDGKKRNIPVYASIADFAQNSGQKAFYCIVGVATKGGVIPESLRAMLKEALDNGYGLVNGLHEYISDIPELAQLAAQKGLEIIDVRKPKKFKDLHFWSGKIKTVTCPKVAVLGTDCAMGKRTTSRFLVQAMRAAGYKAEMIYTGQTGWMQGARYGMIFDSTLNDFISGEMEHAIVTCWENEKPDILFIEGQSSLRNPSGPAGAEWIVSADANAVVLQHNPARKQYKDMEFYPAYIADPKDEIALIKMYGAETVALTINTAKMEEAVARDYAARYEKDLGIPCILPLEDGVERLVPVFKKMIEESKASK, from the coding sequence ATGGAAAAAAAGAACGCCATAATTATTACCGCTGGGTACCTCGACACCAACAGTGGGAAGACAGCGCATGGATTGATCAGGGGCACTGAAAGGTTTTCGATAGTGGGGGTGATAGACAGCAAGAGTGCTGGCAAGGATGCCGGTGAGGTATTGGATGGGAAAAAACGCAACATACCCGTCTATGCCTCCATTGCTGACTTTGCCCAAAACAGCGGGCAAAAAGCGTTTTATTGCATTGTAGGCGTGGCCACCAAAGGCGGGGTCATACCGGAATCACTAAGGGCGATGTTGAAAGAAGCCCTGGACAATGGCTATGGCCTTGTCAACGGCCTGCACGAGTACATTTCAGACATCCCCGAATTGGCGCAACTGGCCGCACAAAAGGGACTTGAAATCATAGACGTTCGCAAACCTAAGAAATTCAAAGACCTACATTTTTGGTCCGGTAAGATCAAAACCGTGACCTGCCCAAAAGTGGCCGTGTTGGGAACGGATTGTGCAATGGGGAAAAGGACTACCTCCCGGTTCCTGGTGCAGGCCATGAGGGCGGCAGGCTACAAAGCCGAAATGATATACACCGGCCAGACCGGCTGGATGCAGGGTGCCCGGTACGGGATGATTTTCGACTCCACCCTAAACGATTTTATTTCCGGTGAGATGGAGCATGCCATCGTGACCTGTTGGGAAAACGAAAAGCCCGATATCCTTTTTATTGAAGGGCAATCGTCCCTGCGCAACCCCAGCGGCCCTGCCGGTGCGGAGTGGATTGTTTCGGCCGATGCCAATGCGGTGGTCTTGCAGCACAATCCTGCCCGCAAGCAGTACAAAGACATGGAGTTTTACCCTGCCTACATTGCCGACCCCAAAGATGAAATCGCGCTGATAAAAATGTATGGGGCGGAAACGGTGGCGCTCACCATCAATACGGCCAAGATGGAGGAGGCCGTGGCGCGTGATTATGCTGCCCGGTATGAAAAGGACCTGGGCATACCCTGCATCCTTCCCCTGGAGGATGGCGTGGAGCGGCTGGTGCCGGTCTTTAAAAAGATGATCGAGGAATCAAAAGCCTCAAAATAG
- the rlmN gene encoding 23S rRNA (adenine(2503)-C(2))-methyltransferase RlmN has protein sequence MVGTKAKRDIRKLRLDELKSFFVGHGDKPFRAQQVYDWLWQKSCKDFDQMTNISLSTRELLKGHFVINHIHVDNMQRSDDGTIKNAVKLHDGLIVESVLIPTEKRITACVSSQVGCSLDCKFCATARLKRMRNLNADEIYDQVAAIKEQSELFFGRPLTNIVFMGMGEPLLNYNNVMAAIDKITSPKGLNMAPRRLTVSTVGVAKMIRKMADDGVKFNLAVSLHAAIDKTRSSIMPINDTNPLEELGEAIKYWYAKRKKKVTYEYVVWKGINDDMEHAQALLRFCKMVPSKVNLIEYNPIEDDGFRQANEEALRMYQKLLESNGITARIRKSRGKDIDAACGQLANKARPEAV, from the coding sequence ATGGTAGGGACCAAGGCCAAAAGGGATATCCGCAAGCTCCGTCTTGACGAATTGAAATCTTTCTTCGTTGGGCATGGGGACAAGCCCTTTCGTGCCCAACAAGTGTACGATTGGCTATGGCAAAAATCCTGTAAGGACTTTGACCAGATGACCAATATCTCCCTGTCCACAAGGGAGCTTTTAAAAGGCCATTTTGTGATCAACCACATTCACGTGGACAACATGCAGCGCAGCGATGACGGCACCATAAAAAATGCCGTAAAGTTGCATGACGGCCTCATTGTGGAGTCCGTGCTCATTCCTACCGAAAAAAGGATCACTGCATGCGTCTCCTCCCAGGTAGGCTGCAGCCTGGATTGCAAATTTTGCGCCACGGCCAGGCTCAAGCGCATGCGCAACCTCAATGCCGATGAGATATACGACCAGGTGGCGGCCATCAAAGAACAAAGCGAGCTTTTCTTTGGAAGGCCCCTTACCAATATTGTGTTCATGGGCATGGGCGAGCCCCTGCTCAACTACAACAATGTAATGGCCGCCATTGATAAAATCACTTCGCCCAAGGGGCTGAACATGGCCCCCAGGAGGCTCACGGTTTCCACTGTGGGGGTGGCAAAAATGATAAGGAAAATGGCAGACGATGGGGTGAAGTTCAACCTGGCCGTCTCCCTTCACGCGGCCATTGACAAAACGCGTTCTTCCATCATGCCCATCAACGACACCAACCCACTGGAAGAATTGGGCGAGGCCATTAAATATTGGTATGCCAAGCGGAAGAAAAAGGTCACCTATGAGTATGTGGTGTGGAAAGGCATAAACGATGATATGGAGCATGCCCAGGCCCTGCTCCGCTTTTGCAAAATGGTGCCTTCCAAAGTAAACCTGATCGAATACAACCCCATAGAAGATGACGGGTTCCGGCAGGCCAACGAGGAGGCGCTGCGCATGTACCAGAAACTGCTGGAAAGCAATGGCATTACGGCAAGGATAAGGAAAAGCCGTGGCAAGGACATTGATGCCGCCTGTGGCCAGTTGGCCAACAAGGCCAGGCCGGAAGCGGTGTAG
- a CDS encoding cystathionine gamma-synthase family protein, whose product MNQRDFHPETLMMSYGYKPELSEGAIKSPIFQTSTFVFKNAEEGKAFFEVAYGLRDKGPTEELGLIYSRINNPSLEILENRLSLWDNAGDCAVFESGMSAITTVLLEFLKPGDLLLHSGPLYGGTDHFIKHFLVKIGVTLLEFHAGQTQGEIVELIEGSGKKDKLAFIYIETPANPTNALIDIGDCKDIAGRYGTKDKPVTIAVDNTYMGPLWQHPLQLGADFSLYSATKYIGGHSDVIAGAVCGSKEMISRVKTLRTFLGNMAGPWTGWLLLRSLETMKVRMEKQAANARVVADHLLGHAKVEKVYYLGHISEKDKMQYAIYKKQYSSAGAMLSFDIKGGEKEAFRFLNALKLVKLAVSLGGTESLAEHPSSMTHAGVDPDYRKRMAISEKMIRISIGVEHADDLIWDLDQALDKA is encoded by the coding sequence ATGAACCAGCGAGATTTTCACCCCGAAACCCTGATGATGTCCTATGGGTACAAGCCCGAACTTTCTGAAGGCGCCATAAAAAGCCCTATTTTCCAGACATCAACGTTTGTTTTTAAAAATGCCGAAGAAGGGAAGGCTTTCTTCGAGGTGGCCTATGGCCTGCGCGACAAAGGCCCTACCGAGGAATTGGGCCTGATCTATAGCCGCATTAACAATCCCAGCCTTGAAATACTGGAAAACAGGTTGTCGCTATGGGACAATGCCGGGGATTGCGCAGTGTTTGAAAGTGGCATGTCGGCCATCACCACCGTATTGCTCGAGTTCCTCAAACCGGGCGATTTGCTCCTGCACAGTGGCCCGCTCTACGGAGGCACGGACCATTTTATCAAGCACTTCCTGGTCAAGATCGGGGTCACCCTCCTGGAGTTCCATGCGGGGCAAACGCAAGGCGAAATCGTGGAACTCATAGAAGGGAGCGGAAAAAAAGACAAGCTTGCTTTTATTTATATAGAAACGCCCGCCAACCCCACCAATGCCCTGATAGACATTGGGGATTGCAAGGACATTGCAGGCCGGTACGGCACAAAAGACAAACCGGTAACCATCGCAGTGGACAACACCTACATGGGGCCGCTGTGGCAACACCCCCTTCAATTGGGCGCTGATTTCTCGTTGTACTCCGCCACCAAGTACATTGGAGGCCACAGTGATGTGATTGCCGGGGCGGTTTGCGGTTCCAAAGAGATGATTTCGCGGGTAAAAACGCTACGGACTTTTTTGGGCAACATGGCAGGGCCATGGACGGGCTGGTTGCTGCTTCGCAGCCTGGAAACCATGAAAGTACGCATGGAAAAGCAAGCCGCCAATGCCAGGGTGGTGGCCGACCACCTTTTGGGGCACGCCAAAGTGGAAAAGGTGTACTACCTGGGGCATATTTCGGAAAAAGACAAAATGCAGTACGCGATTTACAAAAAGCAATATTCCTCTGCCGGGGCCATGCTCTCCTTCGATATTAAAGGTGGCGAAAAGGAGGCGTTCCGTTTTTTAAATGCCCTCAAGCTGGTTAAGCTGGCGGTGAGCTTAGGCGGCACCGAGTCCCTCGCAGAGCACCCCTCCTCCATGACCCATGCGGGCGTGGACCCTGACTATCGCAAAAGGATGGCCATTTCAGAAAAGATGATAAGGATTTCCATAGGGGTAGAGCATGCGGACGACCTTATCTGGGACCTTGACCAGGCCCTGGATAAAGCCTAA
- a CDS encoding rhomboid family intramembrane serine protease has protein sequence MGIIYVFSTVGGADWVYALVSKQFTIPPKFVDFLHRPWTIITYAFAHSLTDIFHILFNMLVFYWFGRLFIEYLGNDKLVALYVLGAVTGGVVYLLVYNVVPYFVERSDFLGMVGASAAVFAIVTGAAVLLPNYTFYLLFLGPIKIKYIAAFYIIMSFLGSVGSNAGGNIAHLGGALIGFIYIKQLQVGVDWGAWVTATLDWAKGLFGPRPKVKVSYRKTEPKSKARQNAKAGTKASQEEIDAILDKISERGYESLSADEKEKLFNASKK, from the coding sequence ATGGGCATCATATATGTGTTCAGTACCGTGGGCGGGGCCGATTGGGTATACGCACTGGTAAGCAAACAATTTACCATCCCTCCGAAATTTGTTGATTTCCTGCACAGGCCCTGGACGATCATCACCTATGCTTTTGCCCATAGCCTCACCGACATTTTCCATATCCTCTTCAACATGTTGGTGTTCTACTGGTTTGGGAGGCTTTTTATTGAGTACCTGGGCAACGACAAGCTGGTGGCACTTTATGTGCTCGGTGCCGTGACGGGCGGTGTGGTTTACCTGCTGGTGTACAATGTGGTGCCCTACTTTGTGGAACGTTCCGATTTCCTGGGGATGGTAGGGGCCTCCGCTGCCGTGTTTGCCATCGTTACCGGGGCGGCAGTGCTCCTTCCAAACTACACGTTTTATTTATTGTTCCTGGGCCCCATCAAGATCAAATACATTGCGGCCTTTTACATTATCATGTCTTTTCTGGGTTCCGTAGGGTCCAACGCTGGCGGCAACATTGCCCACCTGGGGGGTGCGCTGATCGGGTTTATCTATATCAAACAACTGCAGGTAGGCGTGGACTGGGGGGCGTGGGTCACCGCTACCTTGGATTGGGCGAAAGGGCTGTTTGGGCCAAGGCCCAAGGTGAAAGTCTCCTATCGCAAGACGGAACCCAAATCCAAAGCCAGGCAAAACGCCAAGGCAGGCACCAAAGCCAGCCAGGAAGAAATAGATGCCATACTGGACAAAATCTCGGAGCGTGGGTATGAAAGTTTGTCCGCGGACGAAAAGGAAAAACTTTTCAATGCCAGCAAGAAATGA
- a CDS encoding rhomboid family intramembrane serine protease, translated as MFRLTPLVRALIIINVVVFLMQQFLGITPYISLWPIGSGAFAPYQFFTYMFAHGGIGHIFFNMFALASFAPILETHWGEKKFLIFYLATGIGAAVIYALVNYYFYPGAGGIMLGASGALYGILMAFGMIFPNLEIMLLFPPIPIKAKYMVFLIGFLTYIMDRSGSVAHLAHFGGAFIAFLIITAWRSGGSERSY; from the coding sequence ATGTTTAGACTGACACCCCTTGTTCGCGCCCTCATCATCATTAACGTGGTGGTCTTTCTGATGCAACAGTTCCTGGGCATTACCCCCTATATCTCCCTTTGGCCCATAGGCTCCGGTGCGTTTGCCCCCTACCAGTTCTTCACCTATATGTTTGCCCATGGGGGCATAGGCCACATTTTCTTCAACATGTTTGCCCTGGCCTCTTTTGCGCCCATCCTGGAGACACACTGGGGGGAGAAAAAGTTTTTGATTTTTTACCTGGCCACCGGTATTGGGGCAGCGGTGATCTACGCATTGGTCAATTATTATTTTTATCCCGGGGCGGGTGGGATAATGCTTGGGGCCTCCGGTGCCCTTTATGGCATATTGATGGCGTTTGGAATGATTTTCCCCAACCTGGAAATCATGTTATTGTTCCCGCCAATCCCCATAAAGGCAAAATACATGGTTTTTTTGATAGGTTTTCTGACTTATATTATGGACAGGAGTGGTTCGGTGGCCCACCTGGCACACTTTGGTGGGGCATTTATTGCCTTCCTGATCATTACCGCCTGGAGAAGTGGTGGTTCTGAAAGGAGTTACTAA
- the mutL gene encoding DNA mismatch repair endonuclease MutL, giving the protein MADIIQLLPDSIANQIAAGEVVQRPASVVKELMENAIDAGADHIKVIVKEAGKALVQVIDNGTGMSETDARLSFERHATSKIKKAEDLFELRTMGFRGEALASIAAIAHVEMKTRKAEKELGTLLLIEGSEVKRQEQTAFEAGTSISVKNLFYNIPARRNFLKSIQVEMKHIIDEFQRLALAYPQKSFQLVHGDQSIHDLHPGKLSQRIVALFGKNYQQQLASCTEETGLIKVTGYIGRPESAKKTRGEQFFFVNNRFIKSNYLNHAVSTAFEGLIPEGSYPFYVLFMEIDPKHIDVNVHPTKTEIKFDDERAIYAVVRSAVRQALGAHNLSPAIDFSSDVNVMDKLSGDRAFDEVYRNEQFGHSLERANRDNWEKLFHQEASPALRQGVGQKPFIRFESALNQEGPRPFQERTVFQLHNKYVVRAVRDGLMIMDQEAVHERVLYEKFLIHMKGVAGNSQQGLFPQTVELSPADFALVMEMENEIKALGFRFEVFGKNAVLVSGIPADITGGEKELFEGLVEQFKIYQSELSIPLKENLARSLAKRAAIKSGQKLEKEEMEALVEGLFACNNPNFSPGGSPTFFIFDAAKIENCFNR; this is encoded by the coding sequence ATGGCCGACATTATACAACTTCTTCCCGACTCCATAGCCAACCAGATCGCGGCCGGGGAAGTGGTGCAACGGCCGGCCAGTGTGGTAAAGGAGTTGATGGAAAATGCCATTGACGCGGGGGCTGACCATATCAAGGTAATTGTGAAGGAAGCAGGGAAAGCGCTGGTGCAGGTAATAGACAACGGCACCGGCATGAGCGAAACGGATGCCCGCCTGAGTTTTGAAAGGCATGCCACCTCAAAGATAAAGAAGGCCGAAGACTTGTTTGAATTGCGCACCATGGGCTTTCGCGGGGAGGCCCTGGCGTCCATTGCGGCCATTGCCCATGTGGAGATGAAAACGAGAAAGGCGGAAAAGGAACTGGGCACATTGCTGCTCATTGAAGGGTCGGAAGTGAAAAGGCAGGAGCAAACCGCTTTTGAGGCTGGCACCAGTATAAGTGTTAAGAATTTGTTTTATAACATTCCCGCCAGGAGGAATTTCCTGAAGTCCATACAGGTGGAAATGAAGCACATTATTGACGAGTTTCAGCGGCTGGCGTTGGCCTACCCGCAGAAGTCTTTTCAATTGGTCCATGGCGACCAGTCCATACATGATTTGCACCCGGGGAAACTAAGCCAGCGGATTGTGGCCTTGTTTGGAAAGAACTACCAACAACAATTGGCTTCGTGCACCGAAGAAACCGGCTTGATAAAGGTAACCGGTTACATAGGAAGGCCGGAGTCTGCCAAGAAAACAAGGGGGGAACAGTTCTTTTTTGTCAACAACCGCTTTATTAAAAGCAATTACCTCAACCATGCGGTGTCCACTGCGTTTGAAGGCTTGATACCGGAAGGGAGCTATCCTTTTTATGTGCTTTTTATGGAAATCGACCCAAAACATATTGATGTAAATGTGCATCCTACCAAAACGGAAATAAAATTTGATGACGAACGCGCCATATATGCCGTGGTGCGGTCGGCCGTAAGGCAGGCTTTGGGGGCGCACAACCTTTCCCCTGCCATAGACTTTTCATCGGATGTAAACGTGATGGACAAATTGAGTGGCGACAGGGCCTTCGATGAGGTGTACCGAAATGAACAGTTTGGCCATTCCCTGGAAAGGGCCAACCGCGACAATTGGGAAAAATTATTCCACCAGGAGGCGTCCCCTGCCTTGCGGCAAGGCGTTGGGCAGAAACCTTTCATCCGCTTCGAAAGTGCATTGAACCAGGAGGGCCCCCGGCCGTTCCAGGAGCGCACTGTTTTTCAGCTCCATAATAAATACGTTGTGCGGGCGGTAAGGGACGGCCTGATGATCATGGACCAGGAAGCCGTGCATGAAAGGGTGTTGTATGAGAAATTTCTGATCCATATGAAGGGCGTGGCAGGCAACAGCCAGCAGGGCTTGTTCCCGCAGACGGTGGAACTGTCGCCTGCCGACTTTGCCCTTGTCATGGAAATGGAAAATGAAATCAAGGCACTGGGGTTTAGGTTTGAGGTGTTCGGCAAAAATGCCGTGCTGGTATCGGGCATCCCTGCCGACATTACTGGGGGCGAAAAGGAGCTTTTTGAAGGACTGGTGGAACAGTTTAAAATATACCAATCCGAGCTGTCCATTCCATTAAAGGAAAACCTGGCCAGGTCCCTGGCCAAAAGGGCGGCCATCAAATCGGGGCAAAAATTGGAGAAAGAGGAGATGGAGGCCCTGGTGGAAGGGCTTTTTGCCTGCAATAATCCCAACTTTTCGCCCGGGGGCTCGCCTACCTTTTTTATTTTTGATGCTGCTAAAATCGAAAACTGTTTTAACCGGTAA